A DNA window from Moorella thermoacetica contains the following coding sequences:
- the yedF gene encoding sulfurtransferase-like selenium metabolism protein YedF translates to MEKVVDARGLACPQPVIQTKKAMESLGPETELVTIVDNEVARDNVLKLARSMAWEAEVKEQGSDYYIRIRKGAMPTTGVSLTAGQVLLVGSATLGRGSEELGSILMRNFFYSLSEAEVLPRRVLFFNSGVQLCCQGSPVLDSLLALEQKGVELLACGTCLDYYHLKDKLCVGSVTNMYTIVEHLMAAEKVISL, encoded by the coding sequence GTGGAAAAGGTTGTCGACGCCCGGGGCCTGGCCTGTCCCCAGCCGGTTATCCAGACCAAAAAGGCCATGGAATCTCTAGGGCCAGAAACCGAGCTGGTGACCATTGTTGATAACGAAGTAGCCAGGGATAATGTCCTGAAACTGGCCCGGAGCATGGCTTGGGAGGCTGAGGTTAAGGAACAAGGGAGTGACTACTACATCCGGATCCGCAAAGGAGCCATGCCCACGACGGGGGTGTCTTTAACTGCCGGCCAGGTGTTACTGGTCGGTTCCGCTACCCTGGGCCGCGGTTCCGAAGAACTGGGCAGCATCCTTATGCGCAACTTCTTCTACAGCCTGAGTGAAGCAGAGGTGCTGCCCCGCCGGGTGCTCTTTTTCAACAGCGGGGTTCAGCTCTGCTGCCAGGGCTCACCCGTCCTGGACAGCCTCCTGGCCCTGGAGCAAAAGGGAGTGGAGCTCCTGGCCTGCGGTACCTGCCTGGACTACTATCACCTCAAGGATAAACTCTGTGTCGGTAGCGTTACCAATATGTACACCATTGTCGAGCACCTGATGGCAGCGGAGAAGGTAATTTCCCTGTGA
- a CDS encoding CGGC domain-containing protein produces MLRVGIIACRDYWKKGCPGYQAHILCFLAREKHQGPLGELEGANIVAMQPCPGCPGTGRLALARRMIAHDRVDCFVFPSCLFFNNHCPTAASHARAIEAATGRPVLLGSYLEAARARSCASVIIKPGDIPSITECRQRLLNLNYLQYLYDRQASAPRKALQILTLLKMA; encoded by the coding sequence ATGTTACGCGTTGGTATTATTGCTTGTCGAGATTACTGGAAGAAGGGTTGTCCCGGTTATCAAGCCCACATCCTCTGCTTCCTGGCCCGGGAAAAGCATCAAGGACCCCTGGGCGAGCTGGAGGGAGCAAATATTGTAGCCATGCAACCCTGCCCGGGTTGCCCGGGAACCGGTCGCCTGGCACTGGCCCGCAGGATGATCGCCCACGACAGGGTCGACTGCTTTGTTTTCCCTTCCTGCCTCTTCTTTAACAATCACTGCCCCACAGCCGCCAGCCACGCCAGGGCCATCGAGGCGGCCACCGGCCGGCCAGTTTTGCTGGGGAGTTACCTGGAGGCTGCCAGGGCCCGTTCCTGCGCTTCGGTGATTATCAAGCCCGGTGATATCCCCAGCATCACCGAGTGCCGCCAGCGGCTCCTCAACCTTAACTATTTACAATACCTCTATGACCGGCAGGCGAGCGCCCCCCGGAAGGCCCTGCAAATCCTTACGCTCCTCAAGATGGCTTAG
- a CDS encoding HEAT repeat domain-containing protein — translation MLWPGWRRRDRQHLITDLEQCRGRIGRGLRRQLSLLDPLELAPLLIAAWPRLGPDIRSQLVSLAEEEGFVDRWLELLARGRAGARVTAATILGEMEVGRALGPLLEALGEREEGVQLAATAALIRLRDPRCLEPLLAALAEPRRWPPARVAEILLALGPVSIPPLLALLKQSAPELAVRVIAILGLFKDPRTLPDLEDCLQRGPAPVREAAARALGEMGLARAAPLLQLALADPEAGVRAAAARALGRLKYRQARKQLQACLDDGAWEVRAAAAAALQEVAAAREI, via the coding sequence TTGTTGTGGCCGGGCTGGCGCCGCCGGGACCGGCAGCACCTGATAACAGACCTGGAGCAATGCCGGGGTAGAATAGGCCGGGGCTTGCGCCGTCAACTCTCACTGCTGGACCCCCTGGAGCTGGCCCCTTTGCTAATCGCTGCCTGGCCCCGGCTGGGGCCGGATATCCGGAGCCAGCTGGTATCCCTGGCAGAAGAAGAGGGGTTTGTTGACCGCTGGCTGGAGCTCCTGGCCCGGGGCCGGGCCGGGGCCAGGGTTACGGCGGCTACCATCCTGGGCGAGATGGAGGTGGGGCGGGCCCTGGGACCCCTCCTCGAGGCCCTGGGGGAGAGGGAAGAGGGTGTCCAGCTGGCGGCAACGGCAGCCCTGATCCGCCTGCGGGACCCACGTTGCCTGGAACCCCTGCTGGCAGCCCTGGCGGAACCCCGGCGCTGGCCGCCGGCCAGGGTGGCCGAAATACTGCTGGCCCTGGGCCCGGTGAGTATCCCGCCCCTGCTGGCGCTCCTGAAACAGAGTGCGCCGGAACTGGCGGTCCGGGTGATAGCCATCCTGGGATTATTTAAAGACCCCCGGACCCTCCCGGACCTTGAAGATTGCCTGCAAAGGGGCCCGGCACCGGTCCGGGAAGCGGCGGCCCGGGCCCTGGGTGAGATGGGCCTGGCACGGGCCGCTCCACTCCTGCAACTGGCCCTGGCGGATCCGGAGGCCGGGGTAAGGGCAGCGGCGGCCCGGGCCCTGGGACGACTGAAATACCGGCAAGCTAGAAAACAACTCCAGGCCTGCCTGGACGACGGGGCCTGGGAAGTCCGGGCCGCAGCGGCGGCAGCCCTGCAGGAAGTCGCTGCCGCCAGGGAGATTTGA
- a CDS encoding DUF951 domain-containing protein: protein MDFHIGDIVQTKKTHPCGSDRWEILRVGMDFRLRCLGCGRLILIPRVKAEKSIKKVLPKPS from the coding sequence ATGGATTTTCACATAGGTGATATCGTCCAGACCAAAAAAACCCACCCCTGCGGCAGCGACCGGTGGGAAATCCTCCGGGTGGGGATGGATTTTCGCCTGCGCTGCCTGGGGTGCGGCCGGTTAATCCTCATACCCCGGGTAAAGGCGGAAAAGAGTATCAAGAAGGTTTTGCCTAAGCCATCTTGA
- a CDS encoding aminopeptidase produces the protein MAEREESRGKKLQKELGLPRKSAWERLEPGTREKVFAFAEGYKGFLSRAKTEREAIRAALEAARGHGFISLNDIPSGRGLDPGSRFFLTWRDKVMLLGIAGTAPLEEGIRLVGAHVDAPRLDLKPMPLYEKDGLAMFKTHYYGGIKKYQWTALPLALHGVIMLRDGRRVEVVIGEDAGDPIFSVSDLLPHLAKEQMKKNMEEALSGDDLNLVVGSLPFEGEEELKDKIRLAILQLLNQRYGLVEEDFITAELELVPAGPARDLGLDRSLVGAYGQDDRVCAYTALQAVLELENPGHTALVLLVDKEEIGSTGNTGAHSRFLEYALTELAARMGSASIVNVGRIMANSQAISADVTAGVDPTYENYFDMYNASFLGYGVVLNKYSGSRGKYDANDASAEFMGRLRDIFNHNRVIWQSGELGKVDAGGGGTIAKFLAYFGLDVADCGPALLSMHAPLEIASKVDIYMAYRAYGAFLAS, from the coding sequence ATGGCTGAAAGAGAAGAAAGCAGGGGTAAGAAACTACAAAAAGAACTGGGTCTGCCCCGTAAGAGCGCCTGGGAGCGCCTGGAGCCAGGTACCAGGGAAAAGGTCTTTGCCTTTGCCGAGGGGTATAAGGGTTTCTTAAGCCGGGCCAAGACCGAGCGAGAGGCCATTCGGGCCGCTCTGGAGGCTGCCCGGGGTCACGGCTTTATCTCCCTGAACGATATTCCCTCCGGCCGGGGGTTGGATCCCGGCAGCCGCTTCTTTTTAACCTGGCGAGATAAGGTCATGCTCCTGGGGATAGCCGGTACTGCTCCCCTGGAAGAAGGGATCAGGCTGGTCGGGGCCCATGTCGACGCCCCGCGCCTGGACCTGAAACCCATGCCCCTGTATGAAAAGGACGGTCTGGCCATGTTTAAAACCCACTACTACGGGGGGATCAAGAAGTACCAGTGGACCGCCCTGCCCCTGGCCCTCCATGGCGTGATCATGCTCCGCGACGGTCGCCGGGTGGAAGTGGTAATCGGCGAAGACGCCGGCGATCCCATCTTTAGCGTCAGCGACCTCCTGCCCCACCTGGCCAAGGAGCAGATGAAAAAGAATATGGAAGAAGCCTTAAGCGGCGACGACCTGAACCTGGTGGTTGGCAGCTTGCCCTTTGAGGGTGAAGAAGAGCTCAAGGATAAGATCCGCCTGGCTATCCTCCAGCTCCTGAACCAGCGTTACGGCCTGGTGGAAGAAGACTTCATCACCGCCGAACTGGAACTGGTACCGGCCGGTCCGGCGCGGGACCTGGGTCTGGATCGTTCCCTGGTAGGGGCCTACGGCCAGGACGACCGGGTGTGCGCTTATACCGCCCTGCAGGCCGTCCTGGAACTGGAGAACCCCGGCCATACAGCTCTGGTACTCCTGGTCGATAAAGAAGAGATCGGCAGTACCGGCAACACCGGCGCCCACTCCCGCTTCCTGGAGTATGCCCTGACGGAGCTGGCGGCCCGTATGGGTTCGGCCAGTATCGTCAATGTCGGCCGGATAATGGCCAATTCCCAGGCTATATCCGCCGACGTAACCGCCGGGGTGGATCCTACCTACGAAAATTACTTTGATATGTATAACGCCTCTTTCCTGGGATACGGCGTAGTCCTCAATAAATACTCAGGCTCCCGGGGTAAATACGATGCCAATGATGCTAGCGCCGAGTTCATGGGCCGGTTAAGGGATATCTTTAACCACAACCGCGTCATCTGGCAGAGTGGCGAACTGGGTAAAGTAGACGCTGGCGGCGGGGGCACCATTGCCAAGTTCCTGGCCTATTTCGGCCTGGATGTCGCCGATTGCGGTCCGGCCCTCCTCTCCATGCACGCCCCCCTGGAGATCGCCAGCAAAGTAGATATCTATATGGCTTACCGGGCCTATGGCGCCTTCCTTGCCAGTTAA
- the rpsF gene encoding 30S ribosomal protein S6 translates to MRNYEVVFVIRPDLEAEATTAVVEKFTQLITDQGGQVTRVDQWGKKRMAYEVRKYREGYYVLVEFKGTPAVAQELERVLKISDDVIRYLITRLEEEAS, encoded by the coding sequence ATGCGTAATTACGAAGTCGTCTTTGTAATTAGGCCCGACCTGGAAGCCGAAGCCACCACAGCAGTGGTAGAGAAATTTACCCAGCTGATCACCGACCAGGGTGGCCAGGTTACCAGGGTCGACCAATGGGGTAAAAAGCGGATGGCCTATGAAGTGCGCAAGTACCGGGAAGGTTATTACGTCCTGGTCGAGTTCAAAGGCACACCGGCCGTCGCCCAAGAATTAGAACGGGTGCTAAAAATTAGCGACGACGTTATTCGTTACCTCATTACACGCCTGGAAGAAGAGGCCAGCTAA
- the panB gene encoding 3-methyl-2-oxobutanoate hydroxymethyltransferase, whose protein sequence is MAQRSRVTLPQLQAMKERGERITMVTAYDYPSSLLADRAGMDMILVGDSLGMVVLGYSSTVPVTMDEMIHHTKAVVRANPAALVVADLPFLSYQTSVPDAVYNAGRLIKEGGADAVKLEGGQAVVPTVRAIVNAGIPVMGHLGLTPQSAVQLGGFRVQGRSEAEGEKIAADAAALVEAGVFALVLECVPADLARRITAALPVPTIGIGAGPDCDGQVLVYHDLLGLFDRFRPKFVKQYANLAEATVAALEKYRDEVRQGKFPDQEHSFK, encoded by the coding sequence ATGGCGCAACGCTCCAGGGTAACCCTGCCCCAGCTCCAGGCCATGAAGGAGCGGGGCGAGAGGATTACCATGGTAACTGCCTACGACTACCCATCCTCTTTACTGGCCGATAGGGCCGGTATGGATATGATCCTGGTGGGGGATTCCCTGGGAATGGTAGTCCTGGGCTATTCAAGCACTGTACCTGTAACTATGGACGAGATGATCCACCACACCAAAGCAGTGGTGCGGGCCAATCCTGCTGCCCTGGTGGTGGCCGATCTGCCCTTCCTATCCTACCAGACCAGCGTACCCGATGCCGTCTATAACGCCGGCCGGTTGATCAAGGAGGGCGGAGCCGACGCCGTAAAACTGGAAGGGGGACAGGCCGTGGTGCCTACGGTCCGGGCCATAGTGAACGCCGGAATCCCGGTTATGGGACACCTGGGTCTGACACCCCAGTCGGCTGTCCAGCTGGGTGGTTTCCGGGTCCAGGGACGGAGCGAGGCCGAAGGGGAGAAGATTGCCGCCGATGCGGCTGCCCTGGTGGAGGCAGGGGTTTTTGCCCTGGTCCTGGAGTGTGTCCCGGCCGACCTGGCCCGCCGGATAACGGCCGCTTTACCGGTGCCGACCATCGGCATTGGCGCCGGGCCGGATTGTGACGGCCAGGTGCTTGTTTACCACGACCTCCTGGGCCTCTTTGACCGTTTTCGCCCCAAATTCGTCAAACAGTACGCCAATCTCGCTGAAGCGACAGTCGCCGCCCTGGAAAAATACCGGGACGAGGTGCGCCAGGGTAAATTCCCGGATCAGGAGCACAGCTTTAAGTAA